In Priestia megaterium NBRC 15308 = ATCC 14581, the following proteins share a genomic window:
- a CDS encoding ROK family glucokinase, with protein MDDKWLVGVDLGGTTIKMAFINHYGEIIHKWEINTDVSEQGRKIPTDIAKAIDKKLNDLGEVKSRLVGIGIGAPGPVNFANGSIEVAVNLGWEKFPIKDILEVETSLPVVVDNDANIAAIGEMWKGAGDGAKDLLCVTLGTGVGGGVIANGEIVQGVNGAAGEIGHITSIPEGGAPCNCGKTGCLETIASATGIVRLTMEELTETDKPSELRKVLEQNGQVTSKDVFDAARSKDELAMHVVDKVAFHLGLALANSANALNPEKIVLGGGVSRAGEVLLAPVRDYFKRFAFPRVAQGAELAIATLGNDAGIIGGAWLVKSYFE; from the coding sequence ATGGATGACAAATGGTTAGTTGGAGTTGATTTAGGCGGTACAACAATAAAAATGGCCTTTATTAATCATTATGGAGAAATCATTCACAAGTGGGAAATTAATACGGATGTGAGCGAGCAAGGCCGTAAAATTCCAACGGATATTGCAAAAGCAATTGATAAAAAGTTAAACGATCTTGGAGAAGTAAAATCAAGGTTAGTAGGAATTGGTATTGGTGCACCGGGGCCTGTTAACTTTGCAAACGGTTCGATTGAAGTAGCTGTCAATTTAGGTTGGGAAAAATTCCCTATCAAAGATATCTTGGAAGTAGAAACTTCTCTTCCTGTTGTAGTAGACAATGATGCAAACATTGCAGCGATTGGAGAAATGTGGAAGGGTGCTGGAGACGGAGCAAAAGATTTACTGTGCGTTACGCTTGGCACAGGCGTTGGCGGTGGCGTCATTGCAAACGGTGAAATTGTACAAGGCGTAAATGGAGCCGCTGGTGAGATCGGGCACATTACTTCTATTCCTGAAGGCGGGGCACCGTGTAACTGCGGCAAAACCGGCTGTTTAGAAACAATTGCTTCAGCAACTGGAATTGTACGTTTAACAATGGAAGAATTAACGGAAACGGACAAACCAAGTGAGCTTCGCAAAGTGTTAGAACAAAATGGACAAGTTACATCTAAAGATGTATTTGATGCAGCTCGTTCAAAAGACGAGTTAGCTATGCATGTTGTAGATAAAGTTGCTTTTCATTTAGGTCTAGCACTAGCAAACTCTGCTAATGCATTAAATCCTGAGAAGATCGTTCTAGGCGGCGGTGTGTCTCGTGCAGGCGAGGTATTACTTGCACCGGTAAGAGATTATTTCAAACGTTTTGCATTTCCTCGCGTAGCGCAAGGTGCTGAACTAGCAATCGCTACTTTAGGAAACGATGCGGGAATTATTGGAGGAGCTTGGTTAGTTAAATCTTATTTTGAATAA
- a CDS encoding YqgQ family protein: MNTLYDVQQLLKSFGIFIYVGDRIADLELMEAEVKELYQSNLIDVRDYQMAILLLRRELKQQKEKKDE, translated from the coding sequence ATGAATACGTTATATGATGTACAACAATTATTAAAGTCCTTCGGCATTTTTATATACGTGGGCGATCGTATTGCTGATTTAGAGCTGATGGAAGCGGAAGTAAAAGAGTTATATCAGTCTAACTTGATTGATGTACGTGATTACCAAATGGCAATTCTTTTGCTTCGTCGAGAGTTAAAACAACAAAAAGAGAAAAAGGATGAATGA
- a CDS encoding rhomboid family protein, which produces MSRQDFYYLQLAQQLLGHSSYELISMKADASELWFQSSHRKDKSIVRIVRRNFKSAVEQQKDVLYALQRAENLRKQRGKSTLTLNTIYFADFDPFYTEQSLESTPSPSKVNSYVEQLTAEKASAYEPLFERLGLILESADNFSSEEEAQRIEQWKHKIVLFVQKKQSEEQQIAGYGKPIFTYIFLALQILMFLFLEWKSSTQNTLTLIQYGAKYNPLIMEGEWWRFFTPIILHIGLLHLLMNSVALYYLGTVVERIYGSGRFVFIYIFAGFAGSLGSFIWNTSISAGASGAIFGCFGALLFLARTNPRFFFRTMGSSFIVIIVINLIFGFVAPNVDNAGHIGGLVGGFLAASIVSLPKQKKLYVQIPAFICTLLLVGSLLFYGYHERSVYQDEPYALSVAATYLQQKQYEEAKDAIKLFVEKGTGNSNVYFVSANAEFYLENYKEAKQQLNQAVKYDSTFHEAYYNLALVNMKLNDIPAATQNIDKAIALEPQNEKYEKLKQEIGN; this is translated from the coding sequence TTGTCTAGGCAAGATTTTTATTATTTGCAGCTGGCACAGCAATTGCTTGGCCATTCTTCATATGAGTTGATTTCGATGAAAGCTGATGCTTCAGAGCTATGGTTTCAATCTTCGCATCGCAAAGATAAGTCAATTGTCCGCATAGTCCGCCGAAATTTTAAATCAGCCGTTGAGCAGCAAAAAGATGTATTGTATGCATTACAAAGAGCTGAGAATTTGCGAAAGCAAAGAGGTAAATCAACGCTTACTCTTAACACGATTTACTTTGCTGATTTTGATCCTTTTTATACAGAGCAGTCCTTAGAAAGTACGCCAAGTCCCTCTAAGGTGAATAGTTACGTTGAACAATTAACGGCAGAGAAAGCAAGCGCTTATGAACCTCTATTCGAACGGCTGGGTCTTATATTAGAAAGCGCAGACAATTTCTCTTCCGAAGAAGAAGCACAGCGAATAGAGCAGTGGAAACATAAAATTGTGCTTTTTGTACAGAAAAAGCAAAGCGAAGAACAGCAAATAGCTGGATACGGGAAGCCTATTTTTACATATATATTTTTAGCGCTGCAAATCTTAATGTTTCTATTTCTGGAATGGAAGAGCAGTACACAAAATACGCTCACTCTGATTCAATACGGAGCTAAATACAACCCCTTAATTATGGAAGGCGAATGGTGGCGTTTTTTTACACCTATAATTTTGCATATAGGACTTCTGCATTTGCTTATGAATAGTGTAGCCCTGTATTATTTAGGAACGGTTGTAGAGAGGATATATGGCAGCGGGCGTTTTGTCTTTATTTATATATTTGCCGGGTTTGCAGGATCTCTAGGAAGTTTTATATGGAATACGTCCATTTCCGCAGGAGCCTCAGGGGCCATTTTCGGTTGCTTTGGAGCTTTACTGTTTTTAGCAAGAACAAATCCACGCTTCTTTTTTCGAACAATGGGATCGAGTTTCATTGTCATCATTGTGATTAACTTGATTTTTGGATTTGTTGCGCCGAACGTCGATAATGCAGGGCATATTGGCGGTTTGGTTGGCGGATTTTTAGCTGCGAGCATCGTCAGTTTACCGAAACAAAAAAAGCTGTATGTTCAGATTCCGGCTTTCATTTGCACGCTTTTATTAGTAGGAAGTCTGCTTTTTTATGGATATCATGAGCGTTCTGTTTATCAAGATGAGCCCTATGCACTTAGCGTAGCGGCCACGTATCTTCAGCAGAAGCAGTATGAAGAAGCAAAAGATGCCATTAAGCTTTTTGTTGAAAAAGGAACAGGAAATAGTAACGTTTATTTCGTCAGTGCTAACGCAGAATTTTATCTTGAAAATTATAAAGAAGCTAAACAGCAATTGAATCAAGCTGTAAAGTATGATTCAACTTTTCATGAGGCGTATTACAATTTAGCTCTGGTGAATATGAAACTGAATGATATTCCAGCGGCCACACAAAATATCGATAAAGCAATTGCGCTTGAACCGCAAAATGAAAAATACGAAAAGCTGAAGCAAGAGATAGGAAATTAA
- a CDS encoding DUF92 domain-containing protein has translation MNPFDAVMIIVILLMAGAGYIAKALTVSGACMSFIVGASVYIGFSLQGFLLLLLFFSTSTLCSKYKKEKKRALEEKLEKHDRRDYIQVLANGGVAAACGVLYAATAFPVYMWMFMISISAANADTWASEIGSLSKKPPFYLWTLKRVEAGTSGAVSLLGTAAGAAGAFLIAAACYFAFPSVSLSSILLVGCFGFIGNAIDTLLGASVQVRFHCQSCGIETERKDHCRKPTIKEKGITFFNNDVVNLAAILLASFTGGILILLLPI, from the coding sequence GTGAATCCGTTTGATGCTGTCATGATAATTGTAATATTACTCATGGCAGGAGCAGGCTACATAGCAAAAGCACTGACAGTATCGGGAGCCTGCATGTCTTTTATCGTAGGAGCGAGCGTTTATATCGGTTTTTCGCTTCAAGGTTTTTTACTCTTACTCTTATTTTTTAGCACTTCTACGTTGTGTAGTAAGTACAAAAAAGAAAAAAAACGTGCATTAGAAGAAAAGTTAGAGAAGCACGACAGGCGAGATTATATTCAAGTCCTTGCTAATGGAGGTGTAGCTGCTGCTTGCGGTGTGTTATATGCTGCAACAGCTTTTCCTGTTTACATGTGGATGTTTATGATCAGCATCTCAGCTGCTAATGCGGATACGTGGGCATCTGAAATAGGGTCTCTTAGTAAAAAGCCGCCATTTTACCTTTGGACGTTAAAGAGAGTAGAAGCGGGTACCTCAGGAGCCGTTTCACTTTTAGGTACAGCAGCCGGAGCAGCCGGAGCTTTTCTTATTGCTGCCGCTTGTTATTTTGCTTTTCCATCCGTATCGCTAAGTAGTATATTGCTAGTCGGGTGCTTTGGTTTTATTGGAAACGCTATAGACACTCTTCTTGGAGCAAGTGTGCAAGTTCGCTTTCACTGTCAAAGCTGCGGTATTGAAACGGAACGGAAAGATCATTGCCGTAAGCCAACGATAAAAGAGAAAGGAATAACTTTCTTTAACAATGATGTTGTAAATCTTGCCGCTATTTTGCTTGCTTCTTTTACAGGCGGAATCCTTATCCTGCTTTTACCTATATAA
- a CDS encoding 5-formyltetrahydrofolate cyclo-ligase produces the protein MKSHLRKEMKRVLNLISEEQHEAHSTSIANALYETCLWKEARVIAATVSRNKEVNTKAIIERAWKDGKKVAVPKCNPTTSQMVFYEITNFSQLETVYYGLAEPIVEETVPVSKSSIDLLLVPGVVYSKNGYRIGYGGGYYDRYLTDYSGQKLSLAFDCQVVSEVPYESHDIPVEYILTEKELICCESV, from the coding sequence ATGAAATCTCATCTGCGCAAAGAGATGAAGCGGGTTCTTAATTTAATTTCTGAAGAGCAGCACGAGGCACATTCAACAAGCATAGCAAATGCACTGTATGAAACTTGTTTATGGAAAGAAGCTAGAGTCATTGCAGCTACGGTTTCAAGAAATAAAGAAGTTAATACGAAAGCCATCATTGAACGTGCTTGGAAAGATGGAAAGAAAGTAGCTGTTCCAAAATGCAACCCCACAACATCTCAAATGGTTTTCTACGAGATTACGAATTTTTCACAGCTTGAAACAGTGTACTACGGGTTAGCGGAGCCAATTGTTGAAGAAACTGTTCCCGTTTCAAAATCTTCAATTGATTTACTCCTTGTGCCTGGCGTGGTATATAGCAAAAATGGATATCGTATCGGCTATGGAGGCGGCTATTACGATCGTTATCTAACAGATTATAGCGGACAGAAGCTAAGCCTTGCGTTTGATTGTCAAGTCGTTTCAGAGGTCCCATATGAATCTCATGATATTCCCGTTGAATATATTTTGACAGAGAAGGAGCTTATTTGCTGTGAATCCGTTTGA
- the rpmG gene encoding 50S ribosomal protein L33 → MRVNVTLACTETGDRNYITTKNKRNNPDRLELKKYSPRLKKVTLHRETK, encoded by the coding sequence ATGCGCGTAAACGTTACATTAGCTTGCACTGAAACTGGTGACCGTAATTACATTACAACTAAAAACAAGCGTAATAACCCAGATCGTCTTGAGTTAAAAAAATACAGCCCAAGACTTAAAAAAGTTACACTTCATCGTGAAACAAAGTAA
- a CDS encoding sugar phosphate nucleotidyltransferase — MKAIILAGGKGTRLQPLTYTIPKPMLPLYDKPVMEYSIELLKKHGITEIGITLQYRHEQIIEYFGDGSQWGVTLTYFIEKEPLGTAGGIKRAEAFIEEDCIIISGDALTEINLQDVIHFHYEQKSEMTIVTKEVNDVRGYGVVTIDEGHRVTEFVEKPTYEQANSRLINTGVYVIKKSVLDYVNSYGPTDFSFDIIPLLLEYNHTVCSFVTEDYWIDIGQIHHYRQAHYDLWRKWFGNRQESVVSDDALIEEGVTIYDPVYVGENVVIRKGASIGPYTIIGTNSIIEAHAAIDKTILLQNVTVGAESFLYNATIGPYVNVQAMTTYVQDTVAENQVLPQLSVKPDVSIFKNGRLYVHSSVDRERLYNALLLVCKHQGAFCLASDDEGEAIQLRKECFSFLRSNHSAVYDIKKEALPVFRYYMMTSQASIGIYIGVDSKNSGLFLEIYDKKGQLVNQLIEKKIERMYLQAKQANTTTSVSLKKTSIRNIREEYCDALVKSINQHVLLEDSTRIGVICSPFIQKVVELLCKRLRVHVLFLNKWEKTEEIKRIIKRNKLSFCIQIKEDGETFALYDEKGCSVNDSEIMSLYIYSVYMTKKAAFVPIPIHYSSTLETFAQSLNQSFMRTKAKKRDLLSLLGPVQFQLDAMYALCQLIELIMVQQRKISEMIQYVPHAYMNWRYISCPLEIQEQVMKKLLEEAIGKQVYVIDGLKIYHDPHEWTLILPDGHLPVLNIYSEALNTQTAKKLSAYFVEKIQEYQRV, encoded by the coding sequence TTGAAAGCCATTATACTTGCTGGCGGTAAAGGAACAAGACTGCAGCCCTTGACCTATACGATTCCAAAGCCTATGCTGCCGCTTTACGATAAACCTGTGATGGAATATAGCATTGAACTGCTTAAGAAACATGGAATTACAGAGATTGGGATTACGCTGCAGTATAGGCATGAACAAATTATTGAATACTTCGGGGATGGCTCTCAGTGGGGAGTGACGCTTACTTATTTTATCGAAAAAGAGCCTCTTGGAACAGCGGGCGGAATTAAGCGAGCAGAGGCCTTTATTGAGGAAGACTGTATTATTATTAGTGGAGATGCCTTAACAGAAATTAATCTTCAAGACGTTATTCATTTTCATTATGAACAAAAAAGCGAAATGACCATTGTTACAAAAGAAGTAAACGACGTGCGGGGTTATGGAGTGGTGACGATAGATGAAGGGCATCGAGTCACGGAATTTGTAGAGAAACCGACCTACGAACAGGCCAATAGCCGATTGATTAATACGGGAGTGTATGTGATCAAAAAATCCGTTCTTGATTACGTGAATTCTTATGGTCCTACAGATTTTAGCTTTGACATTATCCCGCTTCTTTTGGAATATAATCATACTGTGTGCAGTTTTGTAACGGAAGATTATTGGATTGATATTGGGCAAATCCACCATTATCGTCAAGCACACTATGATTTGTGGAGGAAGTGGTTTGGCAATAGACAGGAAAGTGTTGTCTCAGATGACGCCCTTATAGAAGAAGGGGTGACTATTTACGATCCGGTTTACGTAGGAGAAAATGTGGTGATTAGAAAAGGTGCTTCAATTGGTCCTTACACGATTATCGGAACCAATAGTATCATAGAAGCACATGCTGCAATCGATAAAACAATTTTGCTTCAAAACGTAACGGTGGGGGCAGAATCGTTTTTATACAATGCTACGATAGGTCCCTATGTAAATGTTCAAGCAATGACTACGTATGTCCAAGATACAGTAGCTGAAAATCAAGTACTACCTCAACTTTCTGTAAAACCAGATGTTTCTATCTTCAAAAACGGTCGCCTGTATGTACATTCATCTGTTGATCGAGAAAGACTGTACAATGCGTTATTACTTGTATGCAAACACCAAGGGGCGTTCTGTCTAGCAAGCGATGATGAAGGAGAAGCCATTCAACTTCGCAAAGAATGCTTTTCTTTTTTACGGAGTAATCATTCAGCTGTGTATGATATTAAAAAAGAAGCTCTTCCGGTATTTCGATATTACATGATGACTTCACAAGCGAGCATTGGTATTTATATTGGTGTGGATAGCAAAAACAGCGGCCTCTTTTTAGAAATATATGACAAGAAAGGGCAATTAGTTAATCAGCTTATTGAAAAAAAGATTGAGCGGATGTACCTTCAAGCTAAACAAGCAAACACAACAACTTCTGTTTCACTTAAAAAAACAAGCATAAGAAATATCAGGGAAGAATATTGTGATGCTTTAGTAAAATCAATTAATCAGCATGTTTTGTTAGAAGACAGTACGCGGATTGGCGTGATTTGTTCGCCGTTTATACAGAAAGTTGTCGAACTATTATGTAAGCGTCTTCGTGTCCATGTTTTATTTTTAAACAAATGGGAGAAAACAGAAGAAATCAAACGAATAATTAAACGAAATAAGCTGTCTTTTTGTATTCAGATTAAAGAAGATGGAGAAACATTTGCTCTATATGATGAAAAAGGCTGCAGCGTAAATGACTCAGAAATTATGTCGCTCTATATTTATAGCGTATACATGACAAAAAAAGCAGCATTCGTTCCTATTCCTATACACTATTCATCCACACTAGAAACATTTGCTCAATCTCTCAATCAATCATTTATGAGGACAAAAGCAAAAAAACGTGATTTGCTTAGTCTTTTGGGGCCCGTTCAATTTCAGTTGGATGCCATGTACGCTTTATGTCAGCTGATCGAATTAATTATGGTGCAACAGCGGAAAATTTCTGAAATGATTCAATATGTCCCGCACGCTTATATGAACTGGCGGTACATTTCATGTCCGCTAGAAATTCAAGAACAAGTGATGAAGAAACTATTAGAAGAAGCAATTGGTAAACAAGTGTATGTCATTGATGGCTTAAAGATTTACCATGATCCCCATGAATGGACGCTTATTTTGCCCGATGGTCACTTGCCTGTATTAAATATTTATTCAGAGGCGTTGAACACTCAGACTGCCAAGAAGCTGTCGGCATATTTTGTAGAAAAAATACAAGAGTATCAAAGAGTGTAA
- a CDS encoding glycosyltransferase, with amino-acid sequence MNSDDCILLTYMHCPLLHVLQTENKYLLFEQVTNEFIPFLDQIESKKLIGATVVMSCVFLNTLNDEEFNTRYAQYLHQFSSRQHQRALTFLKKWNGSLFSACKYFFQHDMMECIPTTVTNAFVSTLKTEQTLNLQTTEAIRVFQQFFEKKPVGFFIQQGEYTHQVDMLLKSHEMRYTFVKSSTDELKKSPAGIILFPYPKQGNQVEEGTINKASVFLDLKAKDTLGFQRMQAASGIFQYPLDYARDIEFHQNETLALYGATKSAEFVSENNQLFISTVQKSEAMLDVIDSKHPSVVNAIYRQWLLLSSSDWLYNFEKVKDEYERQVKLFDFLCHEENPRMDSENSFLSGSSFLYPAKEIEPAALSVNQYKGGLSILMLAWEFPPLVIGGLARHVFDLSRALAKAGHHVSVLTTYVEGLPEYERLYGVHVYRVKSLQPHHPDFLTWVNSLNVAMALRGLQLGYKLSFDVIHAHDWLVASAAKCLADKTDRPLITTIHATEHGRNNGIHNDMQQKIHLQEEELIRQSSSIIVCSDYMKKELITLFHVEQDKIAIFPNGIDKQLVVDAVNERLKESLQKKYNFRKAPIIFSIGRIVYEKGFQLFIEAAELLKKKQIDVQFVVAGKGPLLHEFRTQVSEKQLDKYVYFIGYITDNERNQLLQACKMVVFPSLYEPFGIVALEGMVAKKPTIVADTGGLSDIVSHFDTGLTFARGDTLELINCIEFLLKNEKTAAKISENGYRKATTMFSWEKIAIDTSKLFQHQICQDKKRREAKN; translated from the coding sequence ATGAATAGTGATGACTGTATTCTTTTAACTTATATGCATTGTCCGTTGCTACATGTACTTCAAACAGAGAATAAGTATCTGCTGTTTGAACAAGTAACGAATGAGTTCATCCCTTTTTTAGATCAAATTGAGTCTAAGAAATTGATAGGTGCAACAGTTGTGATGTCTTGTGTGTTTTTGAACACATTAAACGACGAGGAGTTTAATACTCGTTACGCTCAATATTTACACCAGTTTTCAAGCCGGCAGCATCAGAGAGCACTCACCTTTTTAAAAAAGTGGAACGGGAGCTTGTTCTCAGCCTGCAAATATTTTTTTCAGCATGACATGATGGAGTGTATTCCTACTACCGTAACGAACGCGTTCGTTTCCACCCTTAAAACCGAACAAACATTAAATCTCCAAACTACAGAAGCAATACGTGTTTTTCAACAGTTTTTTGAAAAAAAGCCCGTCGGTTTTTTTATACAGCAAGGAGAGTATACCCATCAAGTAGATATGCTCCTAAAATCTCATGAAATGCGCTATACCTTTGTGAAGTCATCAACAGATGAACTAAAAAAGTCGCCTGCTGGCATTATCTTGTTTCCATATCCTAAGCAAGGAAACCAAGTTGAGGAAGGAACAATCAATAAAGCGAGCGTTTTTTTGGATTTGAAGGCTAAGGACACGCTTGGCTTTCAGCGAATGCAAGCAGCAAGCGGTATATTTCAATATCCTTTAGATTACGCGAGGGATATAGAGTTTCATCAAAACGAAACTCTTGCACTCTACGGTGCAACAAAAAGCGCCGAATTTGTCAGTGAGAACAATCAATTGTTTATTTCAACCGTACAGAAGTCAGAGGCGATGCTAGATGTTATCGATTCTAAACATCCTAGCGTGGTGAATGCTATCTACCGACAGTGGCTCCTTTTAAGTAGCAGCGATTGGCTTTATAATTTTGAAAAAGTCAAAGATGAATACGAAAGGCAAGTAAAACTATTTGATTTTCTTTGTCACGAAGAGAATCCAAGGATGGATAGCGAAAACAGTTTTCTTTCAGGAAGTTCTTTTTTATACCCTGCAAAAGAGATAGAGCCGGCGGCTTTATCAGTAAATCAATATAAAGGCGGTCTCTCCATTTTAATGCTTGCATGGGAATTCCCTCCTCTAGTTATCGGAGGACTTGCACGACATGTATTTGATTTATCCAGAGCGTTAGCAAAGGCGGGCCATCACGTTAGTGTATTAACAACGTATGTAGAGGGGCTGCCGGAATATGAGCGTTTATACGGTGTTCACGTTTACCGAGTTAAAAGCCTGCAGCCTCATCATCCGGATTTTTTGACATGGGTAAACAGTTTGAACGTGGCTATGGCTCTTAGAGGACTGCAGTTAGGCTACAAGCTGTCTTTTGACGTTATTCATGCTCATGACTGGCTTGTTGCCTCCGCTGCAAAATGTTTAGCAGATAAAACGGATAGACCGCTAATTACGACCATTCATGCGACAGAACATGGGCGCAATAATGGTATTCATAATGACATGCAGCAAAAAATTCACTTGCAAGAAGAGGAGCTGATTCGACAATCAAGCTCAATCATTGTCTGCAGCGACTATATGAAGAAGGAATTAATCACTTTATTTCACGTAGAGCAAGATAAAATTGCTATATTTCCAAATGGAATTGACAAGCAGCTGGTAGTCGACGCAGTAAATGAGCGGTTAAAAGAAAGTTTACAAAAGAAATATAATTTTAGAAAGGCCCCTATTATTTTTTCAATTGGACGAATTGTATATGAAAAAGGATTTCAGCTATTTATTGAAGCAGCGGAACTACTTAAGAAAAAACAAATAGATGTTCAATTCGTTGTAGCAGGAAAAGGGCCTTTACTTCATGAGTTTCGAACACAGGTAAGTGAAAAGCAACTAGACAAATACGTGTATTTTATTGGATACATTACCGATAACGAACGAAATCAGCTTCTTCAAGCTTGCAAAATGGTTGTTTTTCCAAGTTTATATGAACCTTTTGGAATTGTGGCTTTAGAGGGGATGGTAGCCAAGAAGCCAACTATCGTTGCCGATACAGGAGGTCTAAGCGATATTGTTTCACATTTCGACACGGGTCTGACGTTTGCCCGAGGAGATACGCTCGAATTAATCAACTGTATTGAATTTTTGTTAAAAAATGAAAAAACGGCTGCAAAAATCAGCGAAAATGGGTATAGAAAAGCAACAACTATGTTTAGCTGGGAAAAAATCGCTATTGATACAAGTAAGCTGTTTCAACATCAGATTTGCCAGGATAAAAAAAGAAGGGAGGCAAAAAATTGA